The following coding sequences lie in one Lysobacter capsici genomic window:
- a CDS encoding alpha/beta hydrolase family protein: MIRCRHLALLTLALTCAACSRPAGDAAQAAASADAAGKTLAEARTGVATKLITHSSGGETPPAPPSGVLDLIHYDAPAGKLAAYLTPRPATPGRHPAIIWISGGDSNTIGDFWSPQPRENDQSAAAFRAAGIVTMYPSLRGGNDNPGVREGFYGEVQDILAAADHLAKLDYVDPKRIYLGGHSTGGTLVLLVAQINPRFRDVFSFGPVADVSGYGQDMLPVSLDDEREIRLRSPGYWLGSIRGPVFVFEGDHDANTDQVELLRERSKNPKAQFFVVPRADHFSVLAPTTELIAKKILADTGPQTTIGFNEAELDGLLK; encoded by the coding sequence ATGATCCGTTGCAGACACCTCGCACTGTTGACGCTCGCCCTGACCTGCGCGGCCTGCTCAAGACCGGCCGGCGACGCCGCTCAAGCCGCCGCGAGCGCGGATGCGGCCGGCAAGACCCTGGCCGAAGCCCGCACCGGTGTCGCGACCAAGCTGATCACCCACAGCAGCGGCGGCGAAACGCCACCGGCGCCGCCATCCGGCGTGCTCGACCTCATCCACTACGACGCGCCGGCCGGCAAACTCGCCGCCTACCTGACGCCGCGACCGGCCACGCCGGGCAGGCATCCGGCGATCATCTGGATCAGCGGCGGCGACTCCAACACCATCGGCGATTTCTGGTCGCCGCAACCGCGCGAGAACGACCAGAGCGCCGCCGCGTTCCGCGCCGCCGGCATCGTCACGATGTATCCCTCGCTGCGCGGCGGCAACGACAACCCGGGCGTGCGCGAAGGCTTCTACGGCGAAGTGCAGGACATCCTCGCCGCCGCCGATCACCTGGCCAAGCTCGATTACGTCGATCCCAAGCGCATCTATCTCGGCGGCCACAGCACCGGCGGCACCCTGGTGCTGCTGGTGGCGCAAATCAACCCGCGCTTTCGCGACGTGTTCTCGTTCGGACCGGTCGCCGATGTGTCGGGCTACGGCCAGGACATGCTGCCGGTCTCGCTGGACGACGAACGTGAGATCCGCCTGCGCTCGCCGGGTTACTGGCTGGGTTCGATCCGCGGCCCGGTGTTCGTGTTCGAAGGCGATCACGATGCCAACACCGATCAGGTCGAACTGCTGCGCGAGCGCAGCAAGAACCCGAAGGCGCAGTTCTTCGTGGTGCCGCGCGCGGATCACTTCAGCGTGCTGGCGCCGACCACCGAGTTGATCGCGAAGAAGATCCTCGCCGATACCGGTCCGCAGACGACGATCGGATTCAATGAGGCGGAGCTTGATGGGTTGTTGAAGTAG
- a CDS encoding OmpA family protein — protein MAMTAPAADGTAAASMADQPADTQAGASVADGSEGGGGAPAAAQRNAKLYFDVGSSTPPANASADLAGVVAALKDDANAKARISGFHDETGSAATNAELAKKRAQAVQSWLESQGIAADRIVLDKPAVTEGGGKPEEARRVEVSVE, from the coding sequence ATGGCCATGACCGCGCCGGCCGCGGACGGCACCGCTGCGGCCTCGATGGCCGATCAGCCCGCGGATACTCAGGCCGGTGCGAGCGTGGCCGACGGCAGCGAAGGCGGCGGCGGCGCGCCGGCCGCGGCGCAGCGCAACGCCAAGCTCTACTTCGATGTCGGCTCGTCGACGCCGCCGGCCAACGCATCGGCCGATCTGGCCGGCGTGGTCGCCGCGCTCAAGGACGACGCCAATGCCAAGGCGCGCATCTCCGGCTTCCACGACGAAACCGGCAGCGCCGCGACCAACGCCGAACTGGCGAAGAAGCGCGCGCAGGCGGTGCAATCGTGGCTCGAGTCGCAGGGCATCGCGGCCGACCGCATCGTGCTGGACAAGCCGGCGGTGACCGAAGGCGGTGGCAAGCCCGAGGAAGCGCGGCGGGTGGAAGTGTCGGTCGAGTAA